In Microbacterium enclense, the DNA window GACATCGGTTCACCCCTCGCGCGCCGAACAGTCACGGCCGGTCCGTAGGTTTCCTCCGTCTCACCTCGAGAGGCACGAGAGGAAAACCCCCATGCCATCCCCCACGATCTTCCGCGGTCGGCCCCTCGCCGGCCTCGCCCTCGCCGTCGTCAGCGCCCTCGCTCTCGCGGGCTGCGCGGGCGCGACCGCCGACGCCGACGCCGGCTCCTCCGCCGATGCCCAGACCGCCACGAGTCTCGCCGACATCGGAACGTTCGGCGACCTCGAGACCGCCGCGAAAGCCGAGGGACAGCTGAACGTCATCGCGCTCCCGCGCACCTGGGCCAACTACGGCGAGATCCTCGACCTGTTCGCCCAGCGCTACCCCGAGATCACGATCAACGAGCAGTCGCCCGACGTCTCCAGCGCCGAGGAGATCCAAGCCGCCAAGGCCAACGAAGGCCTCGACACCGCACCCGACGTCTTCGACCTGGGCCTGGCCGTCGCCCTGCAGAGCACCGATCACTTCGCCGCCTACAAGGTGCAGACCTTCGACAAGATCCCCGACGCGCTCAAGGAGCCCTCGGGCCTGTTCGTCGGTGACTACGGCGGATACATGTCGATCGGGTACGACTCCGCGCGCTTCCCCGAGCCCACCTCGCTCGACGACCTGCTGAAGCCGGCGTACAAGGGCGCGGTCGCCATCAACGGCGACCCCACCCAGGCGGGCTCCGCCTTCGCTGCCGTGGGCCTGGCCACCGTGCAGAGCAACGGCACCCTCGACGACTTCACGCCGGGCATCGACTTCTTCGGATCGCTGAATGCCGCGGGCAACTTCCTCAAGGTCGACCCCACGGATGCCACGATCGCCAGCGGCGAGACCCCGGTGGTGTTCGACTGGGACTACCTCAACGCCGTCCAGGCCTCGGCCGTGCCGACGTGGAAGACCGTCGTGCTCCCGGGCGTCGGCTACGCCGGGTACTACAACCAGGCGATCAACAAGGACGCTCCGCACCCCGCGGCCGCGCGACTGTGGCAGGAGTTCCTCTACAGCGACGAGGTGCAGAACCTGTGGCTGAAGGGCGGCGCGCGTCCGGCCCGGATGGAGGCCATGACCGCCGCGGGCACCATCGACACCGCTCTCGCCGCCGCTCTGCCGACGGCGCCGAGCGACACCGTCGTGCCGACCGAGACGCAGTCGACCGAGGCCGGCACCCTGCTCGGGCAGAAGTGGGCCACGGCGGTCCAGTGACCGTCCTCGATCGCGTGGTCGCCCCCGCGGTTCCGGAGCTTCCCGCTCCGGCACCGCGGGGTGCGGTGCGTCCGGGCTGGGCCTGGCTCGGGCTCACCCCGTTCGCCGCGTATGTCGTGCTGTTCCTCGCGCTCCCGACGGTCCTGGCGGTCGGGTCCGGGTTCGTCGACGGCGATGGTTCTCTCACGCTTGACAACGTCGCCGCTCTGGGCGACCCTCTCGTGCTCACCGCGTTCGGCAACTCCGCGATGGTCTCGCTCGTGACCGCCGCGATCGGCGCCGTCGTGGGGGCGCTGGTGTGCTGGGCGATGCTCGGACTCGCGGAGACCGGAATCGTGCGCACCGCGGTGGATGCGGCATCCGGAGTCCTGGCCCAGTTCGGCGGAGTGATGCTCGCCTTCGTGCTGATCGCGGCGATCGGGGCACAGGGCGTCGTCACGGTGCTGCTGCGGCAACTCACCGGGATCTCGCTCTACGACGGCGGCGTCTGGCTGTACGACCTGCCCGGTGTGGTGCTGGCCTACCTCATCTTCCAGATCCCGCTCATGATCATCACGTTCCTCCCCGCTCTCGCCGCGCTCAAGCCGCAGTGGGTCGAGGCGCACCTGACGCTGGGCGGCACCCCAGCCGGCTTCTGGCGGCACGTCGGGATACCGGTGCTCGCCCCGTCGTTCCTCGCGAGCCTGCTGCTCTTGTTCGCCAACGCGTTCTCGTCGTACGCGACCGCGGCCGCCCTCGCCAGCCAGGGGTCGCAGATCGTTCCCCTGCAGATCCGTACCGCGCTGACGAGCGAGACCGTCCTGGGCCGCGAGAATCTCGCCGGAGCCCTCGCCCTCGGCATGATCGTCGTCGTCGCCGTGGTGATGGGGCTGTATTCGCTCGTGCAGCGCCGCGCGGCCCGGTGGCAGTCGTGAACCCCCTCGCCCCGCCCCGGTGGGCTCGCTGGGTCATCGGCATCGTGGTCGGTCTCGTCTTCGCCGTTCCCTTCGCCGCGACCGTGCTGTTCACCCTCACGCCCCTCCCGGGTGGTTCGGGGCTGTCCCTCGACCGGTGGGGGGCGCTGTTCGACCCCGCCAATGCCGCGAAGTACCGGCCGCTGTGGACGGGGCTCGGCAACTCGCTGACGCTCGCGGCGGTCACCGTCCTGCTGGTGCTCGTTCTGTTCACCCCGACGATGGTGCTCGTCGCCCTCGCCTTCCCGCGTCTGCGCCGAGTGTTCGAGTTCGTCGCCCTCCTGCCGATCTCGCTCCCCGCCATCGTGCTCGTGGTGGGGCTCACGCCCCTGTACCTGCAGATCGGCCGCACCCTCGGCACCGGTGCGTGGACGCTCGCGTTCGCGTACGGCATCCTGGTCCTGCCTTTCGCCTACCGGTCGATCCAGGCCTCCATCGACGCGATCGACGTGAAGACGCTGTCGGAGGCGGCCCGCACCCTCGGCGCCGGCTGGACGAGCGTGCTGGTGCGCGTGATCGTCCCGAACCTCCGCCAGGGACTCCTCGCCGCAACGCTCATCTCGGTCGCGGTCGTCCTCGGTGAGTTCACGATCGCCTCGCTCCTGAACCGGCAGACGCTGCAGACGGCCCTGATCGTCGTCAACAAGCAAGACGGCTACGTCGCCGCCATCTTCACCCTGCTCGCCCTCGCCTTCGCGTTCGCGCTGCTGCTCGTCATCGGTCGCGTCGGACGCATCGGCGCCGGAAGGAAGACGTCATGACCCTCACCGACAGCCCCCTCGGCAGCGACGCTCGTCCGTCTCCGAGCGCCGGCGTCGAGTTCCGCGGTGTCGTGAAGGACTACGGCACGACGCGCGTGCTCCACGGGGTCGACCTCGACGTCGCACCAGGCGAGTTCGTCTCGCTGCTCGGGCCGTCCGGCTGCGGCAAGACCACCGCGCTGCGCGTCCTCGCGGGACTCGAGCGCGCCACCGCCGGCGAGGTGCACATCGGCGGCCGCGAGGTGTCGGGGGTGGCGACGAACAAGCGCGACATCGGCATGGTCTTCCAGTCGTACTCGCTCTTCCCGCACCTGCGCACGATCGACAACACCGCGTTCGGGCTGCGCCGACGCGGGGTGGGCACGGCCGAGGCGCGCCGCCGCGCCGGGGAGGCCCTCGATCTGGTCGGCCTCGGACACCTCGCCGATCGGTTCTCGCACCAGTTGTCCGGCGGGCAGCAGCAGCGCGTCGCCCTCGCGCGTGCCCTGGTCACCGAGCCCCGTGTCCTCCTGCTGGACGAGCCGCTCTCGGCCCTCGACGCGCAGGTGCGCGTGCAGCTGCGCGACGAGATCCGGCGCATCCAGCTGCGCCTCGGCACGACGACCGTCTTCGTCACGCACGACCAGGAGGAGGCCCTCGCCGTCTCCGACCGGGTCGCTGTCATGGACGCAGGTCGCATCCTGCAGGTCGGAAGCCCCGAAGACCTGTACCTGCGCCCCGCGTCTGCCGAGGTCGCCGCGTTCGTCGGGTCGTCGAGCCTCGTACCGGGCGAGGTGTCGGGCGAGCGCGTGACGGTGTGGGGCCAGGCCCTCCCCCTCGTCCTCCCCGCGGCCGACGGCACCTGTGAGGTGTTCGTGCGCCCCGAGAACCTGCGGATCGCGGACCCGGATGCCACCGGCATCGACGCCGTGGTCGAGCAGAGCACGTTTTTGGGCAGCGTGCGCCGTTCGACACTGCGCGTGGCAGACGGGAGCCTCGTGCGCGTCCAGCACGCGGCGGACGAGCGGCGGGAGCCGGGCGACCGCGTCCGGGTGCGCGTGAACGAGGTCGCGGTGCTCACGAGACCCCGTGCAGGTGTGTCGTCGTGCGTCGACCCCCGCTCTCACGAGCCGGGGCGCGCATAGAATCCCTGGGTGACCGCTCGCCTGCTCTACGTCTGCGCCCGCCCGCAGCGTGATGCCGCGGCGGCCGAATGGGCGTCGTTCCGCGACGGTCTCGGTGTCGCCGACGACGAGCTCGTCCATCACGATCTCGTGCGGAAGCCTCTCCCCGACGACCTCGATCGTTTCGCCGCCGTCGTGGTGGGTGGGAGCCCGTTCAACGTCACCGACACCGACAAGACCGACGAACAGCGCCGACTCGAGCGCGACCTCGAGCGCCTCGCGGCGACCGCCATCGAGGGCCGCACGAACGCGATGTTCACGTGCTTCGGCATCGGCGTCGTCACCCGCATGCTCGGTGGCGAGGTCACGCTGACCACCCCCGAGGGCACGGGTCCCGCCGAGATCACGCTGACCGAGGCGGGTCGCGGCGACGAGCTGTTCGGCATCCTGAGCCCGCGTTTCCAGGCGCTGACCGCGCACAAGGAGGGCACCGCGAGCGTTCCCCCGGGAGCGACCCTGCTCGCCGAGAACGACGCCTGCCCCGTACAGGCGTACCGCGCGGGGATCGGCCTCTGGGCGACGCAGTTCCACCCCGAGCCCACCGCCGAGGCGTTCGTCGCCCGCATGGAGGTGTACCGCGACGCGGGGTACTTCGACGCGGAGGCGTTCGACCAGGTCTCCGCGCACGTGCGTACGGTGTCGGTCGAGCAGCCGACGCTGCTGCTGCGCTCGTTCGCCGCGCGCGCCGTCGCCGCCTGACCTCGCGGCGCGCGCGCCGCCGCGGGGCCATCGCCCGCGCCACTCGTCATCGGGCGTGCCGTCCTGCGGAGTCGGTGCCCGACACGCCCCGCAGCGCTCTCCGCGCGCGGCCTGCCGCGCGGAGACTCCGCAGGACGGCACCCGCGGACCCGCCCCACGACAGACGAACCGGATGCCCCGATGTCAAGCCCGCGGACCGAATTTCGCTAGCTTATCTAGGCTTCTCGTCATGAACGCAACAACTCCCCGGCGGGGAAGCGACCTCGCCCGGCAAATCGTCGTCCTCTCCGCGGTGTCGTTCATGCTCATCGCGGCCGTGATCGGCGCCGGCGCGTTCGGGAACTCCGCGGTCCAGGACCAGCAGGGCGGGGCACTCGACACCGACGGTTCCTACCTCGCTCCCGCCGGCCCCGCCTTCTCGATCTGGTCGGTCATCTACCTGGGCCTCATCGCGTACGCGATCTGGCAGGCTCTTCCCCGCCGCCGCACAGACCCGCGTCAGCGTGCGCTCGGCTGGCTCGTCGCCCTCACGATGACCCTGAACGGCCTCTGGCTCGTGGCCGCGCGCTTCGGGACCCTCTTCCTCACCGTCGTCGTCATCGTCCTCCTGCTCGCCGCCCTCGGCTGGACGTTCCGCGTCGCCGTCGCCACCCGCGCGCCGCGCGGCGGCGTCGTCGATTCCGTGCTGATCGACGGCGTCACGGGCCTGCACCTCGGCTGGGTGACCCTCGCCACCGTCGCGAACATCGCCGCGTGGCTGACCACCGTCGTGCCCTCGAGCTGGGAACAAGCGGCGGATGCCATCGGCATCGGCGTGCTGGTGATCGTGGGCGTGATCGGCCTCGCCATCGCCTGGCGCAGCTCGTGGCGCGTCACCCCGGCCCTGGCACTCGCGTGGGGGCTGAGCTGGCTCGCGGTCGAGCGCTTCGGCGGTGAGCCGCGGAGCACCGGCATCGGCGTGATGGCGCTCATCGTGGCAGCCTTCGTGCTGCTGCCGCCGGTGATCGTCAGTGGCCTGCGGTTGGTGCGCCCGTCGGTCGACTGACGGCGCAGGGACCCGCGCCGTCGCCTATCAGCGCGACCTTCAAGCGACAACCCCAGGCAAACGACCCACGGCAAGCAACGCTCACTCGCCGCAGATCGTCGGCCTCACGCGCACCAAGCGACAACTCGAGGCAAACGGCCCGCGGCAAGCAACACTCACTCGCCGCAGATCGTCGGCCTCACGCGCACCAAGAGACAACTCGAGGCAAACGACCCGCGGCACGCAACGCTCACTCGCCGCAGATCGTCGCCCACCCGGATCAAGAGATCTCCCACCCGCCGCGGGTGGGACATGATGTGCGAGGAGCGGAGCGTTCCGCCGTCAGAGAGCGGGGCCCGCGATCGCGCTCGCGCCCGCCGGCACGGCGAGGTCGGTCCCGTCGAGCACCACGCCTTCGGCCGTCGCGAGCAGCACGCGAACACCGGGGACGACGGATGCCGTCGCCTCGGCATCCGAGAGGTTCACGACGACCACGAGGTCGCCGCGACGCAGCTCGTAGATGCGGCCCCCGATCGCCTCGCGCGCCGCGGCCGAGAGACCTTCGCGGGACGGGTCGGTGAGTTCGGGTCGCTCCCGGCGGAGCTTCGCGAGCTCGCGGTACAGCCCGAGCAGCTGAGCGTGATCACCTTCGCCGACCTCGTCCCAGTCGAGCTTCGAGTTCTCGAACGTCGAGGGGTCCTGCGGGTCAGGGACGGTGGACTCGTCCCATCCCATCTTCGCGAACTCGGCGATGCGTCCCTCGGCGGTGGCTTTGCCGAGTTCGGGCTCGGGGTGCGAGGTGAAGAACTGCCACGGGGTTGTCGCGCCCCACTCCTCGCCCATGAAGAGCATCGGGGTGCCGGGGGCGGTGAGGGTCAGCACGGCGGCTGCGGCGAGACGGTCGTAGCCGAGCGTCTGCGACAGCCGATCGCCCGCGGCGCGGTTGCCGATCTGGTCGTGATCCTGTGCGAAGGTCACCAGGCGCCAGTTGGGGACGTCATCCGGGATGGGCTTGCCGTGCTTCTCTTCGCGGAACGTGGAATAGGTGCCGTTGTGGAAGAACCCTTCCTCACTGACCTTGCGGAACGCGTCGAGGTCTTCGAAGTCCTCGTAGTACCCGATCGTCTCACCGGTCAGGGCGACGTGCGCGGTGTGGTGCCAGTCGTCCGACCACTGCGCCGTCAGGCCGTACCCACCGGCCTCTCGCGGGAGGATGAGCTTCGGGTCGTTCATGTCGCTCTCGGCGATGGTGGTGAGCGGGAGGCCGCGGTGCGCCGACAGGGCGTCGGTGCGCTCGGCGATCTCCTGGAGCAGGTGCGGGTCGCGGTGGTCGAGCAGCGCGTGCACGGCATCGAGACGGAGACCGTCGACGTGGTAGTCGCTCATCCACATCAACGCGTTCTCGACGATGTAGGCGCGCACCGCGTCTTCATCGAGGTTGACCGAGTCGCCCCAGGTGTTGCGGCTGCCCTCGCGGAGATACTCCCCGAACTCGGGCAGGTAGTTGCCCGAGGGCCCGAGGTGGTTGTAGACGACGTCCTGGATCACGGCCAGCCCCGCCGCGTGCGCGGCATCGACGAACCGCTGGTACGCCTCCGGGCCGCCGTAGGCCTCGTGCACGGTGTACCAGAGCACCCCGTCGTACCCCCAGTTCCAGGTTCCGTTGAACCCGTTGACCGGCAGCAGCTCGACGTGGGTCACGCCGAGGTCGACGAGGTGCTCGAGGCGCCCGATGGCGGCATCCAGTGTCCCCTCGGGGGTGAAGGTGCCGAGGTGCACCTCGTAGATGAGGCCTCCGGCGAGCTGCTTGCCCGTCCACGCGCCGTCGTTCCAGGTGTACACGGTCGGGTCGAACCACGCCGACGCCTCGTGCACGCCGCCCGGTTGACGTCGCGAGCGGGGGTCGGGTCGCAGGTCGTCGCCGTCGCCCAGGACGAAACCGTACCTCTCACCGTCGGCGAGGTCGACGGGTACCGTCCACCAGCCGTCGGCCGTCGACGACATCTCGATGTCTTCGACGACGGCATCCCCGCTGTCGTCGAGCCGGCGCAGCCGCACGCGCTCCGCCTTGGGGGCCCAAACGTCGATGCTCATGGGTGTTCCTTCGTGTGAGAGAGGTTCGGTGGCACGGGGGCGCTCGGCAGGGGCGCCCCGCGCGGCGGTCAGAGGATCAGCAGGGCTACCGGGTAGAAGGCCAGCAGATCCGCCAGCGGCACGGCGCCACCGGCGAACGTGCGTCCGGTCAGCACGTCGATGACGGGGGTGTCCGGCAGCAACACCACCGTGTCGCGCCACCCGCCCTCGGCCTCGAGGCTCACCGGCAGCCGGGTCGCCACGGCGAACACGCCTCCGCGATCGAAGGCGACGACATGATCGGATGCCGCACCCGCGGCCTCCAGCGGACGGTAGATGTCGAGCGGGTGATCAGCGCGCACGCGCAGCGCGCGCGAGGTCACGAGCAGCTTGGCGGCTCCCGTGGCATCCACCACCGGCGGCTGCGCCCCCGGGGCGTCGATCTCGGCGAGGAGGCGAGCCCGCTCGGCGAAGTCGACGGCGCGTCGGTTGTCGGGGTCGACGAGCGACTGCTCCCACAGCTCCGAGCCCTGGTACACGTCGGGAACCCCGGCGCCGAGGATCTGCAGGAGCTTGGCCGACAGCCCGTTCGACCAGCCGGCAGCCGAGATCTCGTCGACGAAGGCGCGCACGCGCTCCGCAGCGGGTCCCGTGGCCGCGTCGACGACGGCGTGCATGCGTTCCTCGAACGCCTCGTCCTGAACCCACCAGCCGGTGACCTCGCTCGCCTCACGCGCCGCTTTCTCGGCGTAGGCATGCAGGCGCTCGCGGTACTCCGACAAGCCGTGCCGAGTGGACGCCGACGCGGGCCAGGCCCCGACGATGGCCTGCCACAGGAGCGCATCGAAGGGTCCGTGGCCGGTGGAGGCGATGCCGCGCAGCTCGGTCAGCACGTCTTCCCAGCGTTCCGGGATCTCGGCCAGCACCGCGATGCGGGCGCGCGTGTCCTCGCCCCGCTTCGTGTCGTGCGTCGACAGTGTCGTCATGGCGGTCGGCCACGACGCGTGCCGAAGAGCCTGCGCCGTGTGGAACCCCGTCACGTCGAGCGAGAACTGCCCCGGGTCACCGCCCACCTCGGTGAGCGAGCCCAAGCGCGTGTAGCGGTAGAACGCGGTGTCCTCCACACCCTTGGCCATGACCGGGCCGGTGGTCTGCTGGAACCGCCACGCGATCTCGAGGTCGGTGTCGGCCAGGGCCGGCACGAGCTTCTCGATCACATCGCCCAGTTCCGGACGACGCACCTCCGCTTCGCCCGCCGCGGCGTCGAGGTGTGCGCGACCGGCGGGCAGGTAGGAGCGGTACACGGGGAAGCACGCGAGGACCTCGGCGAGCGCGTCCTGCAGCACCTCTGTCTCGAACTCGTCGCGCAGGGCGACGGGAAGCCCGCGCACGATGCGTCGGATCTCCGACACCTGGATCGAGTCGGCGATCTTGCGCTTGGTGTCGTGGATGAGGTCGTGCCACCCGGTCAGCGTCGGGAGGTCGCCCTCGGCGCGCAGCCGCGCGTCGAGTCCGTCGAGCGCCGCCTCCCCGGCGGGGTCGGTGAGCACGCGATCGATCTCGGCGAGCGCGTCGTACCCGGTCGTCCCCGCGGTCTTCCACCACGACGGCAAGGCTTCGCCGTGCTCGAGGATCTTCTCCACCAGCACATACCCCACCTCGCCCTCGCCCGCCTCCTCGAGCGCGACGGCGAGCCGGTCGAGGTATGCGCCGGGGTCGACGAGCCCGTCGGGGTGATCCACGCGCAGGCCGTCCGCGAGACCTTCACGCACCCAGCGCAGGATCTCGGCGTGCGTGGCGTCGAACACCTCGGGCAACTCGACGCGCACGCCCGCGAGGGTCGTCACGGCGAAGAAGCGGCGGTAGTTGAGATCGGCCGCCTCGTCTTGCCAGAAGCGCAGCTCGAAGTTCTGGGCGTCGAGCAACGCGCGGATGTCGGAGGTCCCCGTACCCGGGGCGACGGGGAACGCGTGGTCGTAGTACCGGATCAGCCCGTCCGGCGCGTCTTCGGCCGGGGTGGGATCGTACGAGATCTCGTCGAGCACGTCGGCGAGATCCGCACCGAGCACCGGAACGCGCACCTTGCCGCCGCCGAACTCCCAGTCGATGTCGAACGCCGTGGCGTGCCCGGAAGCGCGCCCCTGGCGCAGCACGTCCCACCACCACGCGTTCGCGCGCGGCTCCGAGACGCCCATGTGGTTCGGGACGATGTCGATCAGGATGCCGAGCTCCGCGGCGCGTGCCGCGGCGACGAACCGGTCGAGACCGGCGGCCCCGCCGCGTGCGGGGTCGACGCGCGAGACATCGACGACGTCGTAGCCGTGGTCGGAGCCGGGTGTGGCCTCGAGGATCGGCGAGAGGTACGCCCACGAGACCCCGAGGTCACGGAGGTATCCCGTGACCTCGGCGGCGTCGTCGAGGGTGAACGTTTCGCGGATCTGCAGGCGGTAGGTCGAAAGCGGATGCCGCATCTCGGTCAGAGCTCCGGCTTGGGCGCCTGGCCGGGCAGGTCGTCGACTCCGACCACCTGGATCTGCGCGGTGAGGGAGGCGGCGACCGAGTGGTCGACCTCGGGCTCGGGCAGGTGGTGCTCGCGCAGCACGATGAGCGACTTCGGCTCGAGCGGCAGCGTATCTCCCGGGCTCAACGGCTCGGTGTTCGCGCGCTCCCCCGCGGTGTCGACGTACACGTCCCACTCGGGGGCGTACTCGAAAGCGGGGAGGACGAAGTCGACCTTGTCGTCGCCCGCGTTGAAGAGCACGAGGAAGTGGTCGTCGCTGATCGCCTCACCGCGGCGATCGCGTTCGCGGATGCCCTGTCCGTTGAGGAAGACACCCACCGCGAGACCGAAGCCGTTGTCCCAGTCGTCGGGCTGCATGAGCGAGCCGTCGGGGCGGAGCCAGACGACGTCGGGGATCGGCGCCCCTTCCTCCATCTTCACCGGGCGCCCGTCGAAGAAGCGGCTGCGGCGGAAGGTGGGGTGCTGCTTGCGCAGACGGGCGAGGGCCGCGGTGAACTCGATGAGCGGGTGGTCGACGCTCGACCAGTCCACCCAGGTGATCTCGTTGTCCTGCGCGTACCCGTTGTTGTTGCCGCCCTGGGTGCGGCCGAGCTCGTCACCGTGCAACAGCATGGGCACGCCCTGGCTCAGCAGCAGCGTCGCGATGAAGTTGCGCTGCTGCTGCGCACGGCGCTTGAGCACGTCGGGGTCGTCGGTGGGGCCTTCGACGCCCATGTTGCTCGAGCGGTTGTGCGATTCGCCGTCGTTGTTGTCTTCGCCGTTCGCCTCGTTGTGCTTCTCGTTGTACGACACGAGGTCGCGGAGCGTGAAGCCGTCGTGGGCGGTGACGAAGTTGATGGATGCCACGGGGAAACGCCCCGAGTGCTCGTAGAGGTCGGCCGAGCCGGTCAGACGCGAGGCGAACTCACCGAGTGCCTGCGGCTCCCCGCGCCAGAAGTCACGGACGGTGTCGCGGTACTTGCCGTTCCACTCGGTCCACTGCGGCGGGAAGTTGCCGACCTGGTAGCCGCCCGGACCGACGTCCCACGGCTCCGCGATGAGCTTGACCTGCGAGACGATCGGGTCCTGCTGCACGAGCTCGAAGAAGGCCGCCAGGCGGTCGACCTCGTAGAACTCGCGGGCGAGGGTCGAGGCGAGGTCGAAGCGGAAACCGTCGACGTGCATCTCGAGCACCCAGTACCGCAGCGAGTCCATGATCAGCTGCAGCGTGTGGGGGTTGCCCACGTTCATGCTGTTGCCGGTGCCGGTGTAGTCGGTGTAGTACCGCTTGTCGGTGTCCTCGAGGCGGTAGTACGCCTCGTTGTCGATGCCGCGCATCGACAACGTCGGGCCCATGTGGTTGCCCTCGGCGGTGTGGTTGTAGACCACGTCGAGGATCACCTCGATGCCGGCCGCGTGCAGCGCCTTGACCATCGCCTTGAACTCCTGCACCTGCTGACCGTGGTCGCCGGTGGAGGAGTAGGTGTTCTGCGGGGCGAGGAAGGCGATCGTGTTGTAACCCCAGTAGTTCGACAGCCCCTTCTCTTCCAGCGTCGAGTCGTTGACGAACTGGTGGACCGGCATGAGCTCGATCGCGGTGACCCCGAGCTTGCGCAGGTGGTCGATGACGGCCGGATGGGCGATGCCGGCATAGGTGCCGCGCAGTTCCTCCGGCACGTCGGGGTGCAGCTGCGTGAGGCCCCGCACATGCGCCTCGTAGATGAAGGTCTCGGCGTACGGCGTCTTGGGCTGTCGATCGCCCGACCAATCGAAGAACGGGTTCACGACCACGCCCTTCATCATGTGCGCGGCGGAGTCCTCGTCATTGAACGAGTCGGGGTCGCCGAACTCATAGCTGAAGACGGGCTGACCCCAGTCGATCTGGCCTTCGACGGCCTTGGCGTAGGGGTCGAGCAGCAGCTTGCTCGGGTTGAACCGCTTGCCTTCGGCGGGCGCGTACTCGCCGTACACGCGGTAGCCGTAGCGCTGGCCGGGGAGGATGTTGGGCAGATAGGCGTGCCAGACGAACGCGTCGACGTCGATCAGCTCGAAACGCGTCTCCGTTCCGTCCTCATCGAAGAGGCAGAGTTCCACCCTCTCCGCCCCCTCGCTGAACAGGGCGAAATTCGTCCCGTTACCGTCGTAGGTGGCCCCGAGGGGATAGCTGGATCCTGGCCATAGCT includes these proteins:
- a CDS encoding ABC transporter substrate-binding protein, with the translated sequence MPSPTIFRGRPLAGLALAVVSALALAGCAGATADADAGSSADAQTATSLADIGTFGDLETAAKAEGQLNVIALPRTWANYGEILDLFAQRYPEITINEQSPDVSSAEEIQAAKANEGLDTAPDVFDLGLAVALQSTDHFAAYKVQTFDKIPDALKEPSGLFVGDYGGYMSIGYDSARFPEPTSLDDLLKPAYKGAVAINGDPTQAGSAFAAVGLATVQSNGTLDDFTPGIDFFGSLNAAGNFLKVDPTDATIASGETPVVFDWDYLNAVQASAVPTWKTVVLPGVGYAGYYNQAINKDAPHPAAARLWQEFLYSDEVQNLWLKGGARPARMEAMTAAGTIDTALAAALPTAPSDTVVPTETQSTEAGTLLGQKWATAVQ
- a CDS encoding ABC transporter permease, producing MRPGWAWLGLTPFAAYVVLFLALPTVLAVGSGFVDGDGSLTLDNVAALGDPLVLTAFGNSAMVSLVTAAIGAVVGALVCWAMLGLAETGIVRTAVDAASGVLAQFGGVMLAFVLIAAIGAQGVVTVLLRQLTGISLYDGGVWLYDLPGVVLAYLIFQIPLMIITFLPALAALKPQWVEAHLTLGGTPAGFWRHVGIPVLAPSFLASLLLLFANAFSSYATAAALASQGSQIVPLQIRTALTSETVLGRENLAGALALGMIVVVAVVMGLYSLVQRRAARWQS
- a CDS encoding ABC transporter permease subunit, which gives rise to MNPLAPPRWARWVIGIVVGLVFAVPFAATVLFTLTPLPGGSGLSLDRWGALFDPANAAKYRPLWTGLGNSLTLAAVTVLLVLVLFTPTMVLVALAFPRLRRVFEFVALLPISLPAIVLVVGLTPLYLQIGRTLGTGAWTLAFAYGILVLPFAYRSIQASIDAIDVKTLSEAARTLGAGWTSVLVRVIVPNLRQGLLAATLISVAVVLGEFTIASLLNRQTLQTALIVVNKQDGYVAAIFTLLALAFAFALLLVIGRVGRIGAGRKTS
- a CDS encoding ABC transporter ATP-binding protein; translation: MTLTDSPLGSDARPSPSAGVEFRGVVKDYGTTRVLHGVDLDVAPGEFVSLLGPSGCGKTTALRVLAGLERATAGEVHIGGREVSGVATNKRDIGMVFQSYSLFPHLRTIDNTAFGLRRRGVGTAEARRRAGEALDLVGLGHLADRFSHQLSGGQQQRVALARALVTEPRVLLLDEPLSALDAQVRVQLRDEIRRIQLRLGTTTVFVTHDQEEALAVSDRVAVMDAGRILQVGSPEDLYLRPASAEVAAFVGSSSLVPGEVSGERVTVWGQALPLVLPAADGTCEVFVRPENLRIADPDATGIDAVVEQSTFLGSVRRSTLRVADGSLVRVQHAADERREPGDRVRVRVNEVAVLTRPRAGVSSCVDPRSHEPGRA
- a CDS encoding GMP synthase, whose amino-acid sequence is MTARLLYVCARPQRDAAAAEWASFRDGLGVADDELVHHDLVRKPLPDDLDRFAAVVVGGSPFNVTDTDKTDEQRRLERDLERLAATAIEGRTNAMFTCFGIGVVTRMLGGEVTLTTPEGTGPAEITLTEAGRGDELFGILSPRFQALTAHKEGTASVPPGATLLAENDACPVQAYRAGIGLWATQFHPEPTAEAFVARMEVYRDAGYFDAEAFDQVSAHVRTVSVEQPTLLLRSFAARAVAA
- a CDS encoding tryptophan-rich sensory protein produces the protein MNATTPRRGSDLARQIVVLSAVSFMLIAAVIGAGAFGNSAVQDQQGGALDTDGSYLAPAGPAFSIWSVIYLGLIAYAIWQALPRRRTDPRQRALGWLVALTMTLNGLWLVAARFGTLFLTVVVIVLLLAALGWTFRVAVATRAPRGGVVDSVLIDGVTGLHLGWVTLATVANIAAWLTTVVPSSWEQAADAIGIGVLVIVGVIGLAIAWRSSWRVTPALALAWGLSWLAVERFGGEPRSTGIGVMALIVAAFVLLPPVIVSGLRLVRPSVD
- the treZ gene encoding malto-oligosyltrehalose trehalohydrolase, which gives rise to MSIDVWAPKAERVRLRRLDDSGDAVVEDIEMSSTADGWWTVPVDLADGERYGFVLGDGDDLRPDPRSRRQPGGVHEASAWFDPTVYTWNDGAWTGKQLAGGLIYEVHLGTFTPEGTLDAAIGRLEHLVDLGVTHVELLPVNGFNGTWNWGYDGVLWYTVHEAYGGPEAYQRFVDAAHAAGLAVIQDVVYNHLGPSGNYLPEFGEYLREGSRNTWGDSVNLDEDAVRAYIVENALMWMSDYHVDGLRLDAVHALLDHRDPHLLQEIAERTDALSAHRGLPLTTIAESDMNDPKLILPREAGGYGLTAQWSDDWHHTAHVALTGETIGYYEDFEDLDAFRKVSEEGFFHNGTYSTFREEKHGKPIPDDVPNWRLVTFAQDHDQIGNRAAGDRLSQTLGYDRLAAAAVLTLTAPGTPMLFMGEEWGATTPWQFFTSHPEPELGKATAEGRIAEFAKMGWDESTVPDPQDPSTFENSKLDWDEVGEGDHAQLLGLYRELAKLRRERPELTDPSREGLSAAAREAIGGRIYELRRGDLVVVVNLSDAEATASVVPGVRVLLATAEGVVLDGTDLAVPAGASAIAGPAL